In Nilaparvata lugens isolate BPH chromosome 5, ASM1435652v1, whole genome shotgun sequence, the following proteins share a genomic window:
- the LOC111043468 gene encoding uncharacterized protein LOC111043468, producing MVVRLQSVDRQTEKDALRMRKGLRLEWKGTAMDFVTANITSAVSLLYLSKLPNAVRAKFENSLGPDDLPAFDHLMKFISNQEKSLEVTAINEVSEQLSSASYTAIPTAKVKTEDHSQVVKPQFTENKSGSNLCVLCNIPHPLYKCERFRKEPINKRMDIVKQNHRCFGCLGSHLKAKCNSLSSCRACKSIHHHTLLCKNNESSQSFLIAERRPDRYPSGSHNRPTISSYQPASTSGGASCRSPPPGFEPMSTQRFTDDIHSSQYVSNSCCTDSRIPQNTASPSRSSSSPFGTAPVTNISTPTRSSSTGMPDTFSGCAQVKAVHASALLGTAIVAVVDQYNRSQLLRAVLDCGSMRSIITTRAAQQLGITIMPARIQINGISEQATAVKGTTHLTLLSRPQFNTFLQTEALVLEQIAGDLPAFPISSELKTSLSLLDLADPGFDQPNRIDLLIGADIYPNVFVSSANAIIPGNPAAFATIFGYVLSGKLNIEDSPAPLHQMQLICTMFAREEPLAEVMNKFWETEDVQINAKLLSPEDELCEQLYESTTYRNDEGRYVVALPFKPSAPVLVSNRKQAYRSHLGLLKRLENSSELKKKYDNFMTEYHELGHLELAKSASDYVIPHHAVFKNKDPTQKIRVVFNASSKDINGHSLNENLLPGPKLQSNIIQVLTKFRTYKYIVLSDCKQMYRQILLRPEDCRHQHVFWKPNYHEPAKEFELKTVTYGLTSSAYLAQHTLQQLVKDEGEAFPLASKVLTSQTYVDDLLGGSNNFSEAQTLISELIELLLLGSFELLKWNSNTPELIANLPAEFLENQDCMFDDNATAKVLEIVYSPLADNFRYFISPFNGQITKRTVLSFIARVYDPLGWLTPLIMLFKLFMRTLWFQQLAWDTEVPASLRAHWELITAEISRLDNVVIPRLLACNRSTTRLLGFADASEKGFAACIYIHEETENRYVNCRLIAAKSHVAPLKTMTIPRLELMGCLLLARLLSAILPTLSEYDLQEIRLYTDSKTALDWINTPTYKLQIFVANRVQQITQLTKLESWHHVTSANNCADIASRGLTPAEIVSCHDWWHTTNAFRCLATDFPVSNHLVSNIVPEMKTNPLYILATVEEPIENRLYTAIERVSKFGKLCCIFVYILRFVNRIKPARYEYRCKIVKQIETCETPASIDTTACEAEIARKLIVHVVQRDKFQKEITELKAGECPKHLLTLETVH from the exons ATGGTAGTTAGGCTTCAATCTgtagacagacagacagaaaaAGAtgctctgcgcatgcgcaaaggACTAAGGTTGGAATGGAAAGGAACAGCAATGGACTTTGTTACCGCCAATATAACTTCGGCAGTTTCCCTCTTATATCTGTCG AAATTGCCTAACGCTGTAAGAGCCAAATTTGAGAATTCTTTGGGCCCTGACGACTTACCTGCTTTTGACCACCTGATGAAATTCATTTCCAACCAAGAAAAATCGCTGGAGGTAACCGCCATCAATGAGGTGAGCGAACAGTTATCTAGTGCTAGTTACACCGCTATACCAACCGCAAAAGTGAAGACTGAAGATCATTCACAAGTAGTAAAACCGCAATTTACTGAAAACAAAAGTGGCAGCAATCTGTGTGTACTATGCAACATTCCTCATCCATTGTACAAATGTGAGCGCTTTAGGAAGGAACCTATCAACAAACGAATGGATATTGTCAAGCAAAACCACAGATGCTTCGGATGCCTCGGGTCCCACCTCAAAGCCAAATGCAATTCACTGTCCTCTTGTCGTGCATGTAAATCAATCCATCACCATACCCTGCTATGCAAAAATAATGAGAGTTCACAATCCTTTTTAATTGCTGAACGCCGACCAGATCGCTACCCTTCTGGCTCTCATAATAGGCCTACCATATCTAGTTACCAACCAGCTTCCACCTCTGGAGGTGCTAGCTGTCGCTCCCCGCCACCAGGATTTGAACCAATGTCAACACAGCGGTTTACCGATGACATACACTCATCACAATATGTAAGTAATTCATGTTGTACCGATTCGAGAATCCCGCAAAACACGGCCAGTCCCTCACGGTCTTCTTCGTCACCTTTTGGCACAGCGCCTGTGACCAATATCTCAACCCCAACCCGCAGTTCATCCACCGGCATGCCGGACACCTTCAGTGGCTGTGCACAAGTGAAAGCTGTACACGCTTCTGCTTTACTGGGCACCGCTATCGTTGCCGTTGTTGATCAATACAACCGATCACAATTACTACGTGCTGTATTGGATTGTGGCTCCATGAGATCGATTATCACTACCCGAGCTGCCCAGCAACTTGGTATCACCATCATGCCCGCACGCATTCAGATTAATGGTATCTCTGAACAAGCGACCGCTGTAAAAGGTACCACTCATTTGACACTGCTATCTCGACCGCAGTTTAACACCTTTCTCCAAACTGAAGCCCTTGTCTTAGAGCAAATAGCTGGTGACCTACCCGCTTTTCCAATCAGCAGTGAGCTCAAAACCTCACTTTCACTTTTGGATCTCGCTGACCCTGGTTTTGACCAACCCAATAGGATAGACCTCTTGATTGGAGCTGACATTTATCCTAATGTATTTGTTTCTTCCGCCAATGCTATTATACCAGGAAATCCCGCTGCCTTCGCCACTATATTTGGCTATGTTCTGAGTGGAAAGCTAAATATTGAGGACTCGCCTGCTCCGCTTCATCAGATGCAACTTATCTGCACCATGTTTGCCCGCGAAGAACCGCTTGCTGAGGTCATGAACAAGTTTTGGGAGACTGAAGATGTCCAAATAAATGCGAAACTCTTATCACCTGAAGATGAACTCTGTGAACAGCTCTATGAGTCCACTACCTACCGCAATGATGAAGGCAGATATGTAGTCGCACTCCCCTTCAAGCCTAGCGCGCCTGTTCTTGTTTCAAACCGCAAGCAAGCTTATCGAAGTCACCTTGGATTATTAAAACGCTTGGAAAATTCTTCGGAACTAAAGAAGAAATACGACAACTTCATGACAGAATATCATGAGCTTGGCCATTTGGAACTTGCCAAATCCGCTTCTGACTATGTGATTCCACACcatgcagtttttaaaaataaggacCCCACTCAGAAAATCAGGGTGGTGTTTAATGCTTCCAGCAAGGATATCAATGGGCATTCACTAAATGAGAATTTGTTACCAGGGCCAAAACTGCAGtccaatattattcaagtattgACCAAATTCCGCACTTACAAGTACATTGTCCTTTCTGATTGCAAGCAGATGTATCGCCAGATTTTGTTAAGGCCTGAAGACTGCCGTCACCAACATGTTTTTTGGAAACCTAATTATCATGAACCTGCAAAAGAATTTGAACTTAAAACCGTAACCTATGGGCTTACTTCCAGTGCTTATTTAGCGCAACACACATTGCAACAACTTGTCAAGGATGAAGGAGAAGCATTCCCTCTGGCAAGTAAAGTTTTAACAAGTCAAACTTATGTTGATGACCTGCTGGGAGGaagtaacaatttttctgaagCACAAACGCTTATTTCTGAACTGATTGAGTTATTGTTGCTTGGCTCCTTTGAACTTCTGAAATGGAACTCTAATACTCCTGAATTGATCGCTAACTTGCCTGCagaatttttggaaaatcaagATTGTATGTTTGATGACAACGCTACTGCAAAAGTTCTTGAAATTGTCTACAGCCCGCTCGCGGACAACTTTCGCTATTTCATTTCTCCTTTTAATGGGCAAATCACTAAAAGAACCGTTCTATCATTCATCGCTCGAGTCTACGACCCCCTTGGGTGGCTCACTCCTCTCATAATGCTGTTCAAGCTATTCATGCGCACGCTGTGGTTCCAGCAATTAGCTTGGGACACTGAGGTTCCAGCCTCACTTCGAGCTCATTGGGAGCTGATTACCGCTGAAATTTCCCGTTTGGACAATGTTGTAATCCCGCGTTTACTCGCCTGTAACCGCTCTACTACCCGGCTGCTTGGATTCGCCGATGCCTCCGAAAAGGGGTTTGCTGCTTGTATATATATTCATGAAGAGACTGAAAATAGATATGTTAACTGCCGTCTCATAGCCGCCAAAAGTCATGTCGCCCCGCTGAAAACTATGACAATTCCACGCCTGGAATTGATGGGTTGTTTGCTGCTTGCTCGTTTACTATCCGCCATCTTACCTACGCTGTCCGAATATGATTTACAAGAAATTCGACTCTACACCGATTCCAAGACTGCCTTGGATTGGATCAACACACCCACATACAAATTGCAGATTTTTGTTGCCAACAGAGTACAGCAAATTACTCAGTTAACAAAACTTGAGTCATGGCATCACGTTACTTCTGCTAACAACTGTGCAGATATTGCTTCGAGAGGCTTGACTCCCGCTGAAATCGTCTCCTGCCATGATTGGTGGCACACTACCAATGCGTTTCGTTGTCTCGCCACTGACTTTCCCGTGTCCAATCATCTTGTTTCCAACATTGTACCTGAGATGAAAACTAACCCGCTGTACATTCTCGCTACTGTTGAAGAACCAATTGAGAATCGTTTGTATACCGCTATAGAACGTGTATCCAAATTTGGAAAGCTATGTTGTATTTTTGTCTACATACTAAGATTTGTCAACCGCATCAAACCAGCCCGTTATGAATATCGCTGCAAAATAGTCAAACAGATTGAAACCTGTGAAACGCCTGCCTCAATTGACACCACCGCCTGTGAAGCTGAAATAGCTAGAAAACTCATTGTTCATGTTGTGCAACGGGATAAATTTCAGAAGGAAATAACAGAGTTGAAAGCTGGAGAATGTCCTAAGCATCTACTAACGTTAGAAACCGTACATTGA
- the LOC120351616 gene encoding uncharacterized protein LOC120351616, producing MAPLPAERVTANRPFNLTGLDFAGPFSCKTSLLKRTQTTKGYLCIFVCLTTKATHLEFLSSMSVNNFITALHRFIARRGAPHTLFSDNAKTFTSAARKMYELEKLLKTMPSEVKCFLSNYGINWKFIPPYAPHQGGIWEAAVKSAKTLLHRCIGDTALTYEEYDTIFVRIESILNSRPLTELSSEPAEAASVLTPGHFLIGRPLTAPPQPIETKELLVARRWRLTNQMTQYFWNRWSKEYLCTLINRTKWKTAERNLQLNNLVIIKSVNTSPLSWPLGRIIALHPGKDGLVRVVTIKCASGNIVRDIRKVHRII from the coding sequence ATGGCCCCGCTACCTGCTGAACGAGTCACTGCCAATAGACCATTCAATTTAACTGGCTTGGACTTTGCTGGTCCTTTCTCATGCAAAACATCTTTATTGAAACGCACACAAACAACAAAAGGTTATCTGTGCATATTTGTATGTTTGACCACCAAAGCTACTCATCTAGAGTTCCTGTCCTCGATGTCTGTCAACAACTTCATCACCGCTCTACACCGATTTATTGCCCGCAGAGGTGCGCCGCACACTCTGTTTTCAGACAACGCTAAGACTTTCACATCCGCCGCAAGAAAAATGTATGAGTTAGAAAAACTCTTGAAGACGATGCCCTCTGAAGTGAAGTGCTTTCTGTCTAACTACGGCATAAACTGGAAGTTCATTCCCCCTTATGCTCCGCATCAAGGAGGCATATGGGAAGCCGCCGTCAAATCCGCCAAAACACTGCTACACCGCTGTATTGGGGACACAGCTCTTACATACGAAGAGTATGACACCATTTTCGTTAgaattgaaagtattctaaataGTCGACCGCTTACAGAATTGTCCTCTGAACCTGCTGAAGCTGCCTCCGTGCTCACTCCCGGGCACTTCCTAATTGGTAGACCTCTTACCGCACCACCGCAACCCATAGAGACGAAGGAACTATTGGTCGCACGCCGCTGGAGACTTACAAACCAAATGACCCAATATTTCTGGAATCGCTGGTCCAAGGAGTACCTATGCACCTTGATCAATCGCACAAAATGGAAAACCGCTGAAAGAAACTTGCAACTTAACAATTTGGTCATAATCAAATCTGTCAACACCTCTCCTCTCAGCTGGCCGTTAGGCAGGATTATTGCGCTACACCCTGGTAAAGATGGACTAGTACGTGTAGTCACTATCAAATGCGCATCTGGGAACATTGTTCGAGACATACGCAAAGTTCACCGCATCATTTGA
- the LOC120351365 gene encoding uncharacterized protein LOC120351365 encodes MHEIANCTEMNEEDATLEEFLNFPCMSSTRIINFEDNENSSSDEKDCIKDKDYLPSNSDDSENEVSENELHNIGEEIATNNDTTSILPATGIDRQIMEVNVDASVSEASQTVSDFSNTTIIDGSETSPLPTRKRKRNELKWKSVIKKIKVNTGQSYKTKSNKCVPARAVKGTCSVKCRIKCPSKITADQQIDINKAYWEQGDRDRQHNFIMMYTEKLEQKSKLLKSIRNRSSNIAYYLSTNKVRVCKDFFLKTLDISEKVIRNCYKRVDEASGVLKKSKQGKHTKHCTEEELKEMVRKHISSFPKIEFHYLREKTKREFLDGSLNIREMYRLFIESLKESEASKKVSESMYRYIFNNEFNLSFFMPKKDLCAFCEKFKNADSEDKIKLKEKFEAHEKNKILSRKEKENDVNNSDIDTIVSCFDLQAVLPVPCGEVSVFYYKRKLNCYNFTIFSIEEKQGYCNFWSENIARRGVNEIAIFVYSYLKDYCHKKRVIFYSDNCAGQNKNKSMVALYCFALAHLEIEEITHKFLIVGHTQNEGDTMHSVIEKEKKRILKSGPIYVPAQWCGVIKSAKKSGKPFIVNEPDTTDIKVFKDLSKQCGSNWGTNEEGEKVCWNEIKIIHVKKVNLTNFFIRPNLIKKLIRRSI; translated from the exons ATGCACGAAATTGCCAACTGCACAGAAATG AATGAAGAAGATGCAACCCTCGAAGAGTTTCTAAACTTTCCTTGTATGTCTAGTACACGAATAATCAACTTTGAAGACAATGAGAATTCTTCATCAGATGAGAAAGATTGCATCAAAGACAAGGATTATCTGCCATCAAACTCTGATGATTCTGAAAATGAAGTATCAGAgaatgaattacataatattgGAGAAGAAATCGCCACAAACAATGATACTACGTCAATTCTTCCTGCTACTGGTATTGATAGACAAATAATGGAAGTGAATGTGGATGCAAGTGTAAGTGAAGCCAGCCAAACGGTCTCTGATTTTTCTaatacaacaataattgatggaagtGAAACCAGCCCACTGCCAACTAGGAAACGGAAGAGGAATGAATTAAAATGGAAGTCAGTCATCAAGAAAATTAAAGTTAACACTGGTCAGTCATACAAAACAAAATCGAACAAATGTGTACCAGCAAGGGCTGTGAAAGGAACCTGTAGTGTGAAGTGTCGCATAAAATGTCCAAGCAAAATTACAGCTGATCAACAAATAGATATCAACAAAGCGTATTGGGAACAAGGTGACCGTGACCGCCAGCATAACTTCATCATGATGTACACTGAAAAATTGGAACAAAAATCAAAGCTACTTAAATCGATCAGAAATCGTTCTAGCAACATCGCTTATTATCTTTCAACTAATAAGGTAAGAGTATGTaaggatttttttttgaaaacactTGATATTTCAGAGAAAGTAATTCGCAATTGCTACAAGAGAGTGGATGAGGCTTCAGGTGTActgaaaaaatcaaaacaagGCAAGCATACAAAACATTGCACAGAAGAAGAGCTAAAAGAAATGGTGAGAAAGCACATCAGTAGCtttccaaaaattgaatttcactaTTTGAGAGAAAAAACGAAGAGAGAATTTTTAGATGGTAGCTTGAATATCAGAGAGATGTATCGTCTATTCATTGAAAGCCTGAAAGAATCTGAAGCCAGCAAGAAAGTCTCGGAATCAATGTACCggtatattttcaacaatgaatttaATCTTTCTTTCTTCATGCCTAAAAAAGATTTATGTGCATTCTGTGAGAAATTCAAGAATGCAGACAGCGAAGacaaaataaagttgaaagagaaatttgaagcacatgagaaaaataaaatattaagtaGGAAAGAAAAGGAAAATGATGTCAACAATTCTGACATTGATACAATTGTGTCATGCTTTGATTTACAGGCGGTACTCCCTGTCCCTTGTGGTGAGGTATCCGTGTTTTATTATAAAAGAAAGCTCAATTGCTACAACTTCACGATTTTCAGCATTGAAGAAAAACAGGGATATTGTAATTTTTGGTCAGAGAATATAGCACGTAGGGGTGTCAACGAAATAGCAATATTCGTTTATTCATATTTGAAAGACTACTGCCACAAAAAAAGAGTTATCTTCTACTCAGACAACTGTGCTGGGCAgaacaaaaacaaatcaatgGTTGCTCTGTATTGTTTTGCTTTAGcacatttagaaattgaggAGATAACACACAAGTTCCTTATCGTTGGGCATACACAGAATGAGGGTGACACGATGCACTCGGTaatagagaaggagaaaaaacgTATATTGAAATCTGGACCCATCTACGTTCCAGCTCAGTGGTGTGGGGTGATCAAATCAGCAAAAAAATCGGGGAAACCGTTTATTGTTAATGAACCAGACACTACTGACATTAAAGTCTTCAAAGATCTATCAAAACAATGTGGAAGTAACTGGGGAACAAACGAAGAGGGTGAGAAGGTTTGTTGGAATGAGATTAAAATCATTCATGTTAAAAAAGTGAACCTAACAAATTTTTTTATAAGACCGAATTTGATCAAGAAACTTATAAGGAGGTCAATTTGA